ACAGAAATTATGAGCTGATCGTTAATGTTCCGGGATACACCACAATAACTTCCAAAAGCACATCACCATCCCGTTCAGAAATTGTAAATGTACTTTCAGAAGTAGTAGAATTACAAGGTGAAAAACAAACGAAAGTAAATTTTGAAATTAAAGACAACAACAGTAATTTTTATATCTGGAATGTAATTTCCTCCAATCAAGGTAAATTGCCGGATTCTTCCTTTACAGGTGATGCCGGAAAATTAGTAGGTTCAATTAAAAAATATCCTTCTATTCAGTCTGTTTTGAATAACAATGTTTTGTCAGGAAACGATACAGAATCAAAAGGCGGAAGCTTCTCAACCACTACATCAGACAATAATGGAGACGATTCTTTAGAAAACCCTCCCCCCGGAAGTGAACCTATTAATAAAAAATATCTCAGAGTAGTAACAGCCAGTGGCGATTTATACAATTACTATAAATCCGTCGAGCAGTTTGTTCTTTCAGAAAATTATAATACCAGCATTGCATACACAACCAAAGTGTATTCTAATATTCAAAATGGTTTGGGTATATTTGCTGGTTATACCGAAAAATATATTGAAATTAAATAATCCTGTTTTTTATTTCTATACTAAATAACCTGAAATTTGATGTACAGTACCTTAATTGAATTCGGAACCCCTGAATTTGATGAATGCATAAGACTAAGATATGATGTACTGCGAAAGCCATTGGGTCTTGAGTTCAATATTGAAGAAATCTCTACTGAATATGATTCCTTTCATTTAGCTTGTTACAATAACAGGAATGAGTTGGTTGGAGTATTGGTTTTAAAACCTTTGACCGACCAAATCATTAAGATGCGACAGGTTGCTGTATCAGAAAATGTACAAAAATCAGGGATTGGCTCTTATATGATTTCCGAAAGCGAAAATTTTGCTTCACAAAGGGGA
The genomic region above belongs to Saprospiraceae bacterium and contains:
- a CDS encoding DUF4249 domain-containing protein yields the protein MKHFYPLSIVLLIISCMVFISCEEDFVLKREAFVPKVVVNSIFTEGKPWKVALTFSRDILDNSPNIIPVENADVYIIRKVNGLQIPLKHEGAGIYTSVTWMPEPDRNYELIVNVPGYTTITSKSTSPSRSEIVNVLSEVVELQGEKQTKVNFEIKDNNSNFYIWNVISSNQGKLPDSSFTGDAGKLVGSIKKYPSIQSVLNNNVLSGNDTESKGGSFSTTTSDNNGDDSLENPPPGSEPINKKYLRVVTASGDLYNYYKSVEQFVLSENYNTSIAYTTKVYSNIQNGLGIFAGYTEKYIEIK
- a CDS encoding GNAT family N-acetyltransferase; its protein translation is MYSTLIEFGTPEFDECIRLRYDVLRKPLGLEFNIEEISTEYDSFHLACYNNRNELVGVLVLKPLTDQIIKMRQVAVSENVQKSGIGSYMISESENFASQRGYKRIELHARAPVVPFYEKHNYVCEGPVFQEVGIDHQFMFKMLS